The Polaribacter tangerinus genome has a segment encoding these proteins:
- a CDS encoding sulfatase family protein gives MKKYFISLLFLSFVACNPTPKKTAIDNSKVQEKPNIVIIYLDDLGYGDLSSYGATALQTPNIDALANEGIKFTNGYASSATCTPSRYALLTGMYPWRNKDAKILPGTAPLLISTTQQTLPKMLKKQGYQTAIVGKWHLGLGTGIVNWNDKVTPGPNEVGFDESYILAATQDRVPTVYIKDGNVVGLDKNDPIEVNYKENFEGEPTAISNPEMLTMKWHHGHNSSIVNGIPRIGYMKGGEDAKWTDTDMADHFLAKAQNYIKTHKEKPFFLYYAMQQPHVPRTPHPRFVGKSRMGPRGDVILEADWAIGEFMKTLKEEGILENTLIVFSSDNGPVLNDGYYDGAVEKAGNHDPKGGLRGGKYSIFEAGTRVPFITYWKGKIQPKVSDAIVCQMDLLASIADLVGAKETSTDSKNLRNTFLGNADKGREHLIIEATGKTALRSGDWLYIPTYSGKNFRKAVGIEVGNFPYEQLYNLKEDKAQQKNLAETDTQKLVEMKQTFINLRGENHRKGVKEVVFE, from the coding sequence ATGAAAAAATATTTTATAAGTCTTTTATTTCTATCATTTGTTGCTTGTAATCCAACTCCAAAAAAAACTGCTATCGATAATAGTAAAGTTCAAGAAAAACCAAACATTGTGATCATCTATTTAGATGATTTAGGGTATGGAGATTTAAGTTCTTACGGAGCAACAGCATTGCAAACACCAAATATAGATGCTTTAGCAAACGAAGGTATTAAGTTTACTAATGGTTATGCATCATCAGCTACTTGTACACCAAGTAGATATGCACTATTAACAGGTATGTACCCTTGGCGAAATAAAGATGCTAAAATTTTGCCAGGAACTGCACCGTTGTTAATTAGTACAACACAGCAAACTTTACCAAAAATGCTAAAAAAGCAAGGCTATCAAACTGCGATTGTTGGTAAGTGGCATTTAGGTTTAGGAACGGGTATTGTAAACTGGAATGATAAAGTAACTCCAGGGCCTAATGAAGTTGGTTTTGACGAATCTTATATTTTAGCAGCTACCCAAGATAGAGTGCCAACGGTTTATATTAAAGATGGTAATGTGGTTGGTTTAGATAAAAATGATCCAATTGAAGTAAATTATAAAGAAAATTTTGAAGGCGAACCTACCGCAATTTCAAATCCAGAAATGTTAACCATGAAATGGCATCATGGACACAATAGTAGTATTGTAAACGGAATTCCTAGAATTGGTTATATGAAAGGAGGAGAGGATGCAAAATGGACAGATACAGATATGGCTGATCATTTTTTAGCTAAAGCCCAGAATTATATAAAAACGCACAAAGAGAAACCGTTCTTTTTATATTATGCAATGCAACAGCCACATGTGCCAAGAACACCACACCCAAGATTTGTAGGAAAATCACGAATGGGACCAAGAGGTGATGTCATTTTAGAAGCAGATTGGGCAATTGGCGAATTTATGAAAACCCTAAAAGAAGAGGGAATTTTAGAAAATACATTAATTGTTTTTTCAAGTGATAATGGTCCTGTTTTAAATGATGGTTATTACGATGGTGCAGTTGAAAAAGCAGGGAACCACGATCCAAAAGGAGGTTTAAGAGGGGGTAAATACAGCATTTTTGAAGCAGGTACTAGAGTTCCGTTTATTACGTATTGGAAAGGAAAAATTCAACCCAAAGTTTCAGATGCTATTGTTTGTCAAATGGACTTATTGGCATCAATTGCTGATTTAGTTGGTGCTAAAGAAACATCCACAGATAGTAAAAATTTACGCAATACATTTTTAGGAAACGCTGATAAAGGCAGAGAGCACTTAATTATAGAAGCTACAGGAAAAACTGCTTTAAGAAGTGGAGATTGGTTGTATATACCTACTTACAGTGGTAAGAATTTTAGAAAAGCAGTTGGTATAGAAGTAGGTAACTTTCCATACGAGCAATTATATAATTTAAAAGAAGATAAAGCACAACAAAAAAATTTAGCCGAAACCGATACTCAAAAGCTGGTAGAAATGAAACAAACCTTTATCAATTTAAGGGGAGAAAATCACCGAAAAGGAGTAAAAGAGGTGGTTTTTGAATAA
- a CDS encoding acetolactate decarboxylase — translation MLKNIIYIFSALLFASCTKSTNTSSIKVVGEMRDVMWKGDLKGKIATDSLNNKETYGLGPIEFLKGEIVVFDGQTFVSKVIDSISHQVTKIPSVRAPFFVYSTNSDLKVVEFNRENFTLKELEEYINSVYKDYDQPILIRIDGLFDNIKVHSVNLPEGKKVSSPDEAHQGLTQYDFKNISGSLIGFFSRNHKAVFTHHDSFFHAHFISDDLEVLGHIDETDFNSSKVTMKVSK, via the coding sequence ATGTTAAAAAATATTATTTACATCTTTTCCGCGCTTCTGTTTGCCTCATGTACCAAATCAACAAACACTTCTTCTATTAAGGTTGTTGGTGAAATGAGAGATGTGATGTGGAAAGGAGATTTGAAAGGTAAGATTGCAACAGATTCATTAAATAACAAAGAAACCTATGGATTAGGACCTATTGAGTTTTTAAAAGGAGAAATAGTAGTGTTTGATGGACAAACATTTGTCTCGAAGGTTATTGATAGTATTTCTCATCAGGTAACTAAAATCCCTTCAGTCAGGGCTCCCTTTTTTGTATACAGCACAAATAGTGATTTAAAAGTTGTTGAATTCAATCGTGAAAATTTTACGTTAAAGGAGCTTGAGGAATATATTAATTCAGTGTACAAAGATTATGACCAACCAATATTAATACGTATCGATGGTTTATTTGATAACATAAAAGTTCACAGTGTGAATCTACCTGAGGGTAAGAAAGTATCATCCCCAGATGAAGCGCACCAAGGATTGACTCAATATGATTTCAAAAATATTAGTGGATCTTTGATAGGCTTTTTTTCTCGAAATCATAAGGCCGTTTTTACGCACCACGACAGTTTCTTTCATGCACACTTTATTTCCGATGATCTTGAAGTGTTAGGTCATATCGATGAAACCGATTTTAACTCTTCAAAAGTAACCATGAAAGTTTCAAAGTAA
- a CDS encoding hybrid sensor histidine kinase/response regulator transcription factor, producing MNRYFVYLFLTFCFFGAASAQRLQLNSLTVKDGLSQHDVSSIIQDSEGFIWLATYDGLNKFDGYQIENYLHDNNDISSLSSNRIRCLFEDDNKQIWIGTDGYGLNYYSLEKGNITRVTVPDNYEIINDISQNSDGDILAATTQGLLKITENNTDFLVEILQTPITGFDIKKIKILQNGHILFATGRGLWLYKNDKYTLIKNSNYIAFNTIVESANHEIWVGGKSGLYQVVDNSLISRKDKVNNDVLSMVEGINNDLWITTFKNGLLHFSLNTLDVYTVASVNNSIDSYLENNQLKYIFKDATNTLWIANNNGTVYTNLDSRKFKSVPLKKKGNVRTLFSKGDKIYYGLQAGRFYVYSLKTNLNEAIDIPENAIAFRVDTLNGKIHLATTNGLFREVSSKEDKFKLVSVFEDSPEKNNLLVTSFCKDGFGNQYFGTFRGLLLKTKNKTIWVHQKFKNLDYLRNVRIFSLKMDYSKNCIWVGTVSKGLFKINLDKSGNILSAESYSEQMTGSYKIPNNSIWCFYQDKDNSLYVGTDTGLLHKKANESQFYTVEAEDILNKKIMGIISDEFSNLWLNNSQGIIKYNLTTKSTNTFNYFDGLLTNTFTEAISKNNKGELFFGNISGINYFKSGELYNNPFPSKISFTNLWVNNNKVAVDQEILGSTILSKTLNNSNNLVFNHQQNDFSLEFTSTNYANVKVNKYRYKLENYDEKWKVVDNKKRFASYSNIASGNYKLIVEATNPDGNWSNITRSISINIQPAPWNTWWAYVLYVAVILSVLFVLIYFWQNKEKLRNQIELSKFKNEQEKKVNEMKLTFFTDVAHEFKTPLSLIIGPLNDLIKGNISKEHKEFCYNIVSRNTNRMMNLVNQLLDFRKVNSGLNILKVSRKDMCSFVKEIAKSFLWQAKAREIELKIVSPESYFCHFDKDIVEKVIYNLLSNAFKYTPNKGIIEIEIKPTWKQELEYFVILIKDSGKGIAQQDKKKIFQRHFHGKDRSSSGIGLHLTATLIEAHKGEINVLNSALGGTEFMITLPVSSKAFTEEEYLTKDDIPINLPPDYVSGDIIEKAEEDFDEEREKILIVEDDYDLRKYLKNILITKYIVLEANNGNEGFQITLKEIPDIIITDVMMPELDGIEMCEQIKKNILVSHIPVLMLTAKTGDEFYNKGLKVGAWDYIAKPFNSAQLLQKVNNIVKTRNNFRQFIASGPSKEIENHYVSYDQQFVKNAIEIIKLKMSEPGFSAKELSQELGLSRMQLHRKLKALNGVSTTAFINSIRIEKAISMFDEGCDRVQEAMDAVGINSYAHFISLFKKEKGMTPSKYIEQKPQKTKELNN from the coding sequence ATGAATAGGTATTTTGTATATTTATTTTTAACTTTTTGTTTTTTTGGCGCTGCTAGTGCCCAAAGATTACAATTAAACTCTTTAACTGTAAAAGATGGCTTATCTCAACACGATGTAAGTAGTATTATACAAGATTCAGAGGGTTTTATTTGGTTAGCTACATATGATGGCCTTAATAAATTTGATGGTTATCAAATAGAAAATTATCTGCACGATAATAACGACATTTCTAGTTTATCAAGTAACAGAATCCGTTGCTTATTTGAAGATGATAACAAACAGATTTGGATAGGCACTGATGGATATGGGTTAAACTACTATTCGTTAGAAAAAGGAAATATAACAAGAGTAACTGTACCTGATAACTATGAGATTATAAATGATATTTCGCAAAATTCTGATGGAGATATCTTAGCCGCAACAACTCAAGGCTTACTTAAAATCACCGAAAATAATACCGATTTTTTAGTCGAAATATTACAAACACCAATTACTGGGTTTGATATAAAAAAAATTAAAATATTACAGAACGGTCACATACTTTTTGCAACAGGTAGAGGACTTTGGTTGTATAAAAATGATAAATACACGTTAATTAAAAATTCTAATTATATAGCATTCAATACAATTGTAGAATCTGCCAATCATGAAATATGGGTTGGAGGTAAAAGTGGTTTATATCAAGTTGTTGATAATAGCCTAATTTCTAGGAAAGATAAAGTAAATAATGATGTTTTATCTATGGTTGAAGGAATAAATAATGATTTATGGATTACCACTTTCAAAAATGGGTTATTGCATTTTTCTTTAAATACTTTAGATGTTTATACAGTGGCCTCTGTAAATAATTCAATTGATTCTTATTTAGAAAACAACCAACTAAAATATATTTTTAAAGACGCCACAAACACCTTGTGGATTGCAAATAATAATGGCACAGTATATACAAATTTAGATAGTAGAAAATTTAAAAGTGTTCCTCTTAAAAAAAAGGGAAATGTAAGGACGTTATTTTCTAAAGGCGACAAAATTTACTACGGATTACAAGCAGGTAGATTTTATGTGTACTCCTTAAAGACAAATTTAAATGAGGCCATTGATATCCCTGAAAATGCGATAGCTTTTAGAGTTGACACCTTAAATGGTAAAATTCATTTAGCCACGACAAATGGTTTATTTAGAGAGGTTTCATCTAAAGAAGATAAATTTAAACTGGTTTCAGTTTTTGAAGATTCACCTGAAAAAAACAATTTATTAGTTACAAGTTTTTGCAAAGATGGTTTTGGAAATCAATATTTTGGAACCTTTCGAGGACTGTTGTTAAAAACAAAAAACAAAACAATCTGGGTACACCAAAAGTTTAAGAATTTAGATTATTTAAGAAACGTAAGAATCTTTTCTTTAAAAATGGATTATTCAAAAAACTGTATTTGGGTAGGAACCGTTTCTAAAGGTTTGTTTAAGATAAATTTAGACAAATCGGGTAACATTTTATCTGCAGAAAGCTACAGTGAACAAATGACCGGTTCTTACAAAATACCCAACAATTCTATCTGGTGTTTTTATCAAGATAAAGATAACTCCCTATATGTTGGCACAGACACAGGGCTTTTACATAAAAAGGCAAATGAAAGCCAGTTTTATACAGTAGAAGCCGAAGATATCTTGAATAAAAAAATAATGGGAATTATTAGCGATGAGTTTTCTAATTTATGGTTAAACAATTCTCAAGGTATTATTAAGTACAATTTAACAACAAAATCAACCAACACGTTTAATTATTTTGATGGCTTGTTAACAAATACCTTTACAGAAGCTATTTCCAAAAATAATAAAGGAGAACTTTTCTTTGGAAACATTTCTGGAATCAATTATTTTAAATCTGGAGAACTTTATAACAATCCGTTTCCCTCAAAAATATCCTTCACGAATCTTTGGGTAAACAATAATAAAGTTGCAGTAGATCAAGAAATATTAGGTTCTACAATACTCAGTAAAACACTTAATAATTCTAATAACTTAGTGTTTAATCATCAACAAAATGATTTTTCGCTAGAATTTACGAGTACCAATTATGCAAATGTTAAAGTAAATAAATACAGATACAAGTTAGAAAACTATGATGAAAAATGGAAGGTTGTAGATAATAAAAAGCGTTTTGCAAGCTACTCTAACATAGCTAGTGGAAATTATAAACTTATTGTAGAGGCCACAAATCCAGATGGCAATTGGTCTAATATAACCAGAAGTATCTCAATAAATATACAACCAGCTCCTTGGAATACTTGGTGGGCTTATGTACTGTATGTAGCTGTAATTTTATCAGTTTTATTTGTATTAATTTACTTTTGGCAAAATAAAGAAAAGCTAAGAAATCAAATAGAGCTTTCAAAATTTAAAAATGAACAAGAAAAAAAGGTAAACGAAATGAAATTAACCTTTTTTACTGATGTTGCTCACGAGTTTAAAACACCATTATCACTAATTATCGGCCCTTTAAACGATTTAATAAAAGGAAACATTTCTAAAGAGCATAAGGAGTTCTGTTATAACATTGTCTCTAGAAATACGAATAGAATGATGAACCTTGTAAATCAGCTATTAGATTTTAGGAAAGTAAATTCTGGGTTAAACATTTTAAAAGTTTCTAGAAAAGATATGTGTTCGTTTGTAAAAGAAATTGCCAAGTCTTTTTTGTGGCAAGCAAAAGCTCGAGAAATAGAATTAAAAATAGTATCACCAGAAAGTTATTTTTGTCATTTTGATAAAGATATTGTGGAAAAAGTAATTTACAATTTATTGTCAAATGCCTTTAAATATACCCCAAATAAAGGCATCATAGAAATAGAAATTAAACCTACTTGGAAACAAGAATTAGAATATTTTGTAATCTTAATAAAAGATAGTGGTAAAGGCATTGCACAACAAGATAAAAAGAAAATATTTCAAAGACATTTTCACGGTAAAGACAGATCTTCATCTGGTATTGGGCTGCATTTAACAGCAACGTTAATAGAAGCTCATAAAGGAGAAATTAATGTACTTAATAGCGCTTTGGGTGGTACAGAGTTTATGATTACGCTGCCTGTTTCATCTAAAGCATTTACAGAAGAAGAATATTTGACGAAAGATGATATTCCTATAAATTTACCTCCAGATTATGTTTCTGGAGATATTATTGAAAAAGCGGAAGAAGATTTTGACGAAGAAAGAGAAAAAATATTAATTGTTGAGGATGATTATGATTTAAGAAAATACCTTAAAAACATTTTAATTACAAAGTATATCGTTCTCGAAGCAAACAATGGTAATGAAGGATTTCAAATTACGTTAAAAGAAATACCTGACATAATTATAACTGATGTGATGATGCCAGAGTTAGATGGAATCGAAATGTGTGAACAAATCAAAAAAAATATTTTAGTTTCTCATATTCCTGTGTTAATGCTAACCGCAAAAACGGGTGATGAATTTTATAATAAAGGACTAAAAGTTGGTGCTTGGGATTATATAGCAAAACCATTTAATAGCGCCCAATTACTGCAAAAAGTTAATAATATTGTAAAAACTAGAAATAATTTCAGGCAATTTATAGCCTCAGGACCATCAAAAGAAATTGAAAATCACTACGTTTCTTACGATCAACAATTTGTAAAAAATGCGATTGAAATCATAAAATTAAAAATGTCTGAACCTGGTTTTTCTGCTAAAGAATTATCTCAAGAACTTGGGTTAAGTAGAATGCAATTGCATAGAAAATTAAAAGCCTTAAATGGTGTAAGTACCACTGCTTTTATAAATTCTATTCGTATTGAAAAGGCAATTAGTATGTTTGATGAAGGTTGCGATCGGGTACAAGAAGCTATGGATGCTGTTGGTATTAATAGCTATGCACATTTTATCAGTCTATTTAAGAAAGAAAAAGGAATGACACCTAGCAAATATATAGAACAAAAACCACAAAAAACAAAAGAGTTAAATAACTAG
- a CDS encoding sulfatase family protein has translation MTYKKITKIQIKYALILLGIGFLYSCNAQNKEDKKPNILWIVAEDLSPFMEAYGDTINKNHTLVIDKMASEGVLFKRAYTTAPVCSASRSALITGVMQTTTGTHQHRSSRFTDGEIVPEELRIYLPKEMKTIPELMKDAGYFTFNNGKDDYNFHYNRLDLYDVSTKEDYKPGMNGWQGNKAKHMSSITKDAWNARPNKSQPWFGQIQIDGGKAKSKFVRKGEKLNDNEVPLPPYYPGVASFQNAWTVHYNANRGADANIEDILNQLEADNELENTIIFFFSDHGSNTSYRHKQFCYEGGMLVPLIIKGDNIRFKKGQVRDDLVSLLDISATTLALANAKLPNYLDGQNLFSDQYQKQNYVIGARDRCDFTIDKIRTVVSEKFRYIKNYFPNRPMLQAGYRDRSPVVKDFKRLYKEGKLTPYQEEHWFGVRPVEELYNLEEDPHQMNNLANNKSYQTILKEHRNVLENWIKETSDQGQKPEDVKQLKATYDLWKDRPLFKSAKINPEYNVFK, from the coding sequence ATGACGTATAAAAAAATCACAAAAATACAAATTAAGTATGCGCTTATTCTTTTAGGTATTGGGTTTTTATATTCTTGTAATGCTCAAAATAAAGAAGATAAAAAGCCTAACATTTTATGGATAGTTGCCGAAGATTTATCTCCTTTTATGGAAGCTTATGGAGATACCATCAATAAAAATCATACTCTTGTTATTGACAAAATGGCTTCAGAAGGCGTTTTGTTTAAAAGAGCCTATACAACAGCACCTGTTTGTTCTGCTAGTAGATCTGCATTAATTACAGGGGTAATGCAAACAACTACAGGAACACATCAACATAGATCTAGTAGATTTACAGACGGCGAAATAGTTCCTGAAGAACTTAGAATTTATTTACCAAAAGAAATGAAAACGATTCCTGAATTGATGAAAGATGCAGGATATTTTACATTTAATAATGGCAAAGACGATTATAATTTTCATTACAATCGACTAGATTTATACGATGTAAGTACTAAAGAAGACTATAAACCTGGAATGAATGGCTGGCAAGGAAATAAAGCAAAACATATGTCATCTATAACTAAAGATGCTTGGAATGCAAGACCTAATAAAAGTCAGCCTTGGTTTGGACAAATTCAAATTGATGGAGGAAAAGCAAAATCAAAATTTGTTAGAAAGGGAGAAAAACTAAACGATAACGAAGTGCCATTACCCCCTTACTATCCAGGAGTAGCGTCATTTCAAAATGCTTGGACAGTTCATTACAATGCAAATCGAGGTGCAGATGCTAACATCGAGGATATTTTAAACCAATTAGAGGCAGATAATGAATTAGAAAACACCATTATTTTCTTTTTTTCAGACCATGGAAGTAATACATCTTATCGTCATAAACAGTTTTGTTATGAAGGTGGAATGCTAGTGCCTTTAATTATTAAAGGAGATAATATCAGATTTAAAAAAGGACAGGTTAGAGATGATTTGGTTTCTTTATTAGATATTTCAGCAACTACTTTAGCTTTAGCAAATGCAAAACTACCTAATTATTTAGATGGTCAAAATCTTTTTTCTGATCAGTATCAAAAACAAAATTATGTAATAGGAGCAAGAGATCGATGCGATTTTACAATAGATAAAATTAGAACCGTTGTCTCAGAAAAATTTAGATATATTAAAAATTATTTTCCAAACAGACCCATGTTACAGGCTGGTTATAGAGACCGTTCGCCTGTGGTTAAAGATTTTAAAAGGTTATATAAAGAAGGTAAATTAACACCCTATCAAGAAGAACATTGGTTTGGAGTAAGACCTGTTGAAGAATTGTATAATCTTGAGGAAGACCCTCATCAAATGAATAACTTGGCAAATAATAAAAGTTATCAAACTATTCTAAAAGAGCACAGAAATGTTTTAGAAAACTGGATTAAAGAAACCAGTGATCAAGGTCAAAAACCCGAAGATGTAAAACAATTAAAGGCAACTTATGACTTGTGGAAGGACAGACCACTTTTTAAATCTGCTAAAATTAATCCAGAATATAATGTTTTCAAATAA
- a CDS encoding sodium/sugar symporter → MTSSFEILDYIIFIAYAILILGVGLWVSRDKKGHQKNAEDYFLASKSLPWWAIGASLIAANISAEQFIGMSGSGFASGLAIASYEWMAAITLIIVGKYFLPIFIEKGLYTIPEFVEKRYSTNLKTILAVFWIALYVFVNLTTVLYLGSLALETIMGIPMMYGVAGLALFAAAYSLYGGLSAVAWTDVIQVVFLVIGGLVTTYLALNTVSDGQGMFAGLTTIYEAVPERFAMILDESNPEYKNLPGIAVLVGGMWVANLYYWGFNQYIIQRTLAAKSLKEAQKGILFAAGLKLVIPLIVVIPGIAAYVMVNDPEIMARLGAAGLENLPTAEQADKAYPWLLQFLPTGLKGVAFAALAAAIVSSLASMLNSTSTIFTMDIYKQYINKNASDKATVNMGRISAAVALVIACIMAPLLGNLDQAFQFIQEYTGVVSPGILAVFMLGLFWKKTTNKGAIVGALVSIPIAMYFKVGPKGWSTSSFFVDVPFMDQMGYTVVLTMIVIAIYSYVQHKGADDEKGIDISKAMFKTSPLFNIGSFAVMLILVVLYSVFWN, encoded by the coding sequence ATGACATCAAGTTTTGAAATTTTAGATTACATCATATTTATCGCCTATGCGATTCTAATTTTAGGAGTCGGATTATGGGTTTCTAGAGACAAAAAAGGACATCAAAAAAATGCAGAAGATTACTTTTTAGCCAGTAAATCTTTGCCTTGGTGGGCAATTGGTGCTTCTTTAATTGCCGCAAACATTTCTGCGGAACAATTTATTGGGATGTCTGGTTCTGGTTTTGCTTCGGGATTAGCTATTGCTTCTTACGAGTGGATGGCAGCCATCACTTTAATCATTGTAGGAAAGTATTTCTTACCGATCTTTATTGAAAAAGGCTTGTACACCATTCCTGAATTTGTTGAAAAACGATACTCTACCAATTTAAAAACCATTTTAGCGGTATTTTGGATTGCTTTATACGTGTTTGTAAACTTGACTACTGTCTTGTATTTAGGTTCTCTAGCCTTAGAAACGATTATGGGAATTCCTATGATGTATGGGGTTGCTGGTTTAGCGCTTTTTGCAGCAGCCTATTCTTTATATGGAGGACTTTCTGCAGTGGCTTGGACCGATGTAATTCAAGTTGTATTTCTAGTAATTGGTGGTTTGGTTACCACTTATTTGGCTTTAAATACGGTTTCAGACGGACAAGGGATGTTTGCAGGCTTAACTACCATATACGAAGCGGTTCCTGAACGTTTTGCGATGATTTTAGATGAATCGAATCCTGAATATAAAAACTTACCTGGTATTGCAGTTCTTGTGGGTGGAATGTGGGTTGCGAATTTGTATTACTGGGGATTTAATCAATACATCATCCAAAGAACCTTGGCTGCTAAATCTTTAAAAGAAGCACAAAAAGGGATTTTATTTGCAGCTGGTTTAAAATTAGTGATTCCGTTAATTGTGGTAATTCCTGGAATTGCAGCCTATGTAATGGTCAATGATCCTGAAATTATGGCAAGATTAGGAGCAGCCGGATTAGAAAATTTACCAACTGCCGAACAAGCAGATAAGGCCTATCCTTGGTTGTTACAGTTTTTACCAACAGGCTTAAAAGGTGTGGCGTTTGCAGCGTTAGCAGCAGCTATTGTTTCCTCATTAGCCTCGATGTTAAACTCAACCTCTACTATTTTTACGATGGATATCTACAAACAATACATCAATAAAAATGCATCTGATAAAGCAACCGTAAATATGGGTAGAATTTCTGCGGCAGTTGCCTTAGTAATCGCTTGTATTATGGCGCCTTTGTTAGGGAATTTAGATCAAGCTTTTCAATTTATCCAAGAATATACAGGAGTAGTAAGTCCAGGAATTTTAGCCGTATTTATGTTAGGGTTATTCTGGAAAAAAACCACCAACAAAGGAGCAATTGTTGGTGCGTTAGTATCAATACCTATTGCGATGTACTTTAAAGTAGGACCAAAGGGATGGTCTACAAGTTCATTCTTTGTAGATGTACCATTTATGGATCAAATGGGCTATACTGTTGTGTTAACAATGATTGTGATAGCAATTTATAGTTACGTGCAACACAAAGGTGCTGATGATGAAAAAGGAATTGATATTTCTAAAGCAATGTTTAAAACGAGTCCGTTATTTAATATTGGTTCGTTTGCAGTAATGCTAATCTTAGTGGTATTGTATAGTGTGTTCTGGAATTAA
- a CDS encoding sulfatase: MRLNYTKIVSIGLLVITSLVGCESKSNPKQTKNKPNIVLFFVDDLGWSDLGFRNPIFESPNINSLAKSGLSFEQAYIPTPTCSPSRATLLTGKHPVRLEMVRHIPGGKKNGFDQFGRGSIEYHLLPRDPAQFPSRNWLPLEHKTYAEALKTQGYYNMFLGKWHLGHESYHPNKQGFDKQIGTSNFGHPKSYYPPYFRQDSIFEDTKNTYLTDKLTNEAVCFIRNYKKENPFLLTFSYYSAHSPHEGRKDLVAYFEAKGLKGKFAHYAAMVKATDESVGRVMQAIKDAGKEKETIFIFLSDQGGYFENAPFRGGKMTETLFEGGARIPFFFYWDGVTSPNSKNDTPVQSTDLFPTLVEIAGGDTSIYQNLDGVSLLSTIKENKLLKERTLFGYRAYEDLYASVRDGDWKLLTYRSGKTELFNISKDVKEEYDLNTKMPDIVDKLKDKLIKWEKEMNVEKYSGMSLK, encoded by the coding sequence ATGAGGTTAAACTATACTAAAATAGTATCTATAGGATTGTTAGTAATTACCAGTTTGGTTGGTTGTGAATCAAAAAGTAATCCTAAGCAAACAAAAAATAAGCCGAATATCGTTTTATTCTTTGTAGATGATTTAGGCTGGTCAGATCTTGGTTTTCGTAATCCTATTTTCGAGTCTCCGAATATTAATAGTTTGGCAAAATCTGGACTAAGTTTTGAACAAGCCTATATCCCTACACCAACTTGTAGCCCAAGTCGAGCAACATTATTAACGGGTAAGCATCCTGTGCGTTTAGAGATGGTTCGTCATATTCCTGGAGGTAAAAAAAATGGTTTTGATCAGTTTGGCAGAGGTTCTATAGAATATCATTTATTACCAAGAGATCCAGCACAATTTCCATCAAGGAATTGGTTGCCTTTAGAACATAAAACCTATGCAGAGGCTTTAAAAACCCAAGGATATTATAATATGTTTTTAGGAAAATGGCATTTAGGTCATGAATCATATCACCCAAATAAACAAGGTTTTGATAAACAAATTGGTACTTCAAATTTCGGACATCCAAAATCATATTACCCACCTTATTTTAGGCAAGACAGTATTTTTGAGGATACAAAAAACACCTATTTAACAGATAAATTGACTAATGAAGCAGTTTGTTTTATTCGTAATTATAAAAAAGAAAATCCTTTTTTGCTCACATTTTCCTATTATTCTGCGCACTCACCACATGAAGGCCGTAAAGATTTAGTAGCGTATTTTGAAGCAAAAGGATTGAAAGGTAAATTTGCTCATTATGCTGCAATGGTGAAAGCTACTGATGAATCAGTAGGAAGAGTTATGCAAGCCATTAAAGATGCTGGTAAAGAAAAGGAAACCATTTTTATTTTTTTATCTGACCAAGGAGGCTATTTTGAAAATGCACCTTTTAGAGGAGGTAAAATGACCGAGACCCTTTTTGAAGGAGGTGCTCGCATACCTTTTTTCTTTTATTGGGATGGTGTTACAAGTCCTAATAGTAAAAATGACACACCAGTTCAATCTACAGATTTATTTCCAACTTTAGTAGAAATAGCAGGTGGAGATACTTCTATATATCAGAATTTAGATGGGGTTTCATTGCTTTCGACCATCAAAGAAAATAAGCTATTAAAAGAAAGAACGCTCTTTGGATATAGAGCTTATGAAGACTTATACGCATCAGTAAGAGATGGAGATTGGAAACTATTAACCTACAGAAGTGGAAAAACTGAGCTCTTTAACATTTCTAAAGATGTTAAAGAGGAATATGATTTAAATACTAAAATGCCTGATATTGTTGATAAACTGAAGGATAAATTGATAAAATGGGAGAAAGAAATGAATGTTGAAAAATATTCAGGAATGAGTTTGAAATAA